The Microlunatus soli genome contains the following window.
ATCGCCGGGCCCTCCCCGGTGGGGGCGAAGACGACGACGCAGAGCACCAGCCAGAACCGGTTGGCCACGATCGAGAAGGCCAGCGCGAAGCTGCGGATCATCCACTCTCGGTGATCACCGAACCGGCGTTGCCGCACGGCCCGGTAGCCCATCGCGGTGCACAGACCGAAGAGCAGTGCCAGCATCGTGTTGCCGACCTGCTGGACCGGTCCGCCGGGCGGGAACTGAGCGACGATCAGACTCCCGACGGTCACCGGAATCGCTGCCAGGACATAGATCCGGCCGCTCCAGCGATGGACGGCGATGTGCTTGCGGCGCAACCACGGCCACAGCTGCATGGCGGCACAGCAGAGCATGATCGACCCGGCGAAGATGTGAATCACCAGGGCGGGGTAGAAGATCGCCGAGTGCGGGACCGGCACTCGCGAGGTGTCCGGGTCGAGCGACAGGTAGGGCGGCAGCGCGTAGATCAGGAACGCCGCGGTGATCACTGCCAGCGGAACGATGCCACGCAGCATCCTGAACCAGGTCCGTCGTCTGGTCGTCCGGTGCCGGTCCGGGGTGGAATCACTGGTGCTGGTGCTGGTGCTGGTGCTGGTGCTGGGCTCGGCGGTCCGCGGGTCGGTGATCGTCATGATCAACATCCTGGTCAGCGCCGGCTGCCGGCGACATGAGGCGGACCGGCCGACCGCCGCGGGGGATAACCCGACACTCCGACTCGGTCGCGGGCGGTCGCGGGCGATTCCTCAGCACGTGATGCCGAATCGCCCTTGATCAGCAACGAACGGGGGTCATTTCGCATCAGGTGATACGAAATGACCCCCGGAGGGTGGGTGTGAGGGGCGTCAGCCGACCGGGGTCGGCTCACGGTCCGCGGCGCGGGTCAGCTCGGCACGTTCGATGCGAGCTGCCCGCCGACGGCGGATCAGGGCCAGGATCTGGTCCACGGCGAAGCCGACGATCATGCCCAGGCCGATGGCGAGCCCGACGCCGAGGACGGGATGTGCGGCCACCCAGGCGCCGCCGATGGTGCCGATCACCAGGGAGTAGATCGCCCACAGCGTGGAGGAGGCGACGGTCAGCGGGCGGTAGACCCGGCGCGGGATCCGGGTGGCGCCGGCGACCAGGCTGATCGCGACCCGGCCGCCGGGGATGAAGCGGCCGGCCAGCACCGCCGAGGACACCCGACGGTCCAGGGCTGCGGCCGCCTTCGTCATCGCCTTGGTGAACCAGGGTCTGTGCATCCAGCGGAATCGGGTGATCCCGATACCGCGGCCGATCTCGTACGCGAGATTGTCGCCGACCCAGGCTGCTGCGGCGGCCACGATGCCGAGGATCAGCAGCGACGGATGACCGGTGCCGACACCGATCGCGGCCAGTCCGATCACGATCGATTCGCTGGGCACCAGCGGAAAGATCCCGTCGATGATGATCAGAGCGGCGACCGCGAGCAACACCCACGGTGATCCGGCGGCGGCCAGGATGAACTGGCTGAGGACGTCCATGCATCAAGTCCACCGGATCCGGCCGTCCCAGGCGATGGGGCAGAGCCCCGGACCCAACCTCCGGTTAACCCCCGCACCCAACCCGCCGACCCGTCACTTCCTCCTCGAAACGCGCCGAAAACCGGGGAGCAATTGGCGGGTCGGCGGGGTGGTCAGCGCTTGTCGATCGGGACGAAGTCGCGGGTCCGGGCGCCGGTGTAGACCTGCTTCGGGCGGGCGATCTTCTGCTCCTTGTCGCCGCTCAGCTCTTCCCATTGGGCCAGCCAGCCGGGCATCCGGCCGATCGCGAACAGCACGGTGAACATCTCCGGCGGGAACTGCAGGGCCTCATAGATCAGACCGGAGTAGAAGTCCACGTTCGGGTAGAGCTTGCGGGAGACGAAGTACTCGTCCTCCAGGGCGATCTTCTCCAGCTCCAGGGCGATCTTCAGCAGCGGGTTGACCCCGGTGACCTCGAAGACCCCGTCGGCGGCCTGCTTGATGATCTTGGCCCGCGGGTCGTAGTTCTTGTAGACCCGGTGTCCGAAGCCCATCAGCCGTTCGTTGCCGGCCTTCACACCCTCGATGAACTCCGGAATGTTGGACACGTCGCCGATCCGACGCAGCATCCGCAGCACGGCCTCGTTCGCGCCACCGTGCAGCGGCCCGTAGAGGGCACCGACCCCGGCCGCGATCGCCGAGTACGGGTCGACACCGGAGGAGCCGACCGAGCGGACCGCGTTGGCCGAGCAGTTCTGCTCATGATCGGCGTGCAGGATGAACAGGATCTCCAGCGCCCGGGACAGCCGCGGATCGGCGTCGTACTTGCGCTCGCTCATCTTGAACAGCATGGCCAGGAAGTTGTCGACGTAGGACAGCTCGTTGTCCGGATAGACGTACGGCTTGCCCTGGCCGTGCCGGAAGGCGAACGCACCCAGGGTCGGCATCTTCGCGATCAGCCGGGTCGCCTGCAGCTTGCGGTTGTCCGGATCGCCGATGTCGCGGGCGTCGGGGTAGAACGTGGACAGCGCGGCGATCGCGGCCATCGTCATGCCCATCGGGTGGGCGTCGTACCGGAAACCCTCGATGAAGGTCTTGATGTTCTCGTGCAGGAACGTGTGGAAGGTGATGTCGTGCGTCCACTGCTCCAGCTGCGCGCTGTTGGGCAGTTCGCCGTTCAGCAGCAGATAGGCGACCTCGAGGAAGGTCGAGGACTCGGCCAGCTGCTCGATCGGGTAGCCGCGATACTCCAGAATCCCGGCGTCGCCGTCGATGTAGGTGATCGCGCTCCGGCAGGAGGCGGTGTTCACGAAGCCCGGGTCGTAGGTGGCCAGCCCCGGCTCACCATCAACGGCGATCTGCTTCAGATCTGCGGCGCGGATCGTGCCGTCAGTGATGGCGACCTCGTAATCCCGTCCGGTCCGGTTGTCGCGAATGGTGAGGGTTTCGGTCATGGGCTCAACCTACGCGCGCGGCGTTCGAACCGGCCACTCCGGGTCGTGAACAACCGGTATGATCTGGGCCACCTGGCAGCCGCCGCTTCGGCGTGTCGACTGGCCTCGGGTGCACTCGACCCTCTCGTTTTGACCAGGAGTGTTTCCGGCAGGTAATCTTGCACGCTGTTGCGCTCAGCGCACCGTGGGTCAGTCGTGCCGCCGTATCCGGTGGTGGCCCAGTCGGTGCCCGGTCCTCGGGTCGGATTGAGCGTCAGCCCTGTGCACAGCAAGCTCGGTGCACAGCCGAAGCCCAGTACATCAGTAGCGAAGAAAGATGGTCTGCGACCGTGTCCACGTACAGCCCGAAGCCCGGTGACATCACCCGGGAATGGCATGTCATTGATGCCTCCGACGTCGTCCTGGGTCGTCTCGCCGTCACCGTGGCGGGCCTGCTGCGCGGCAAGCACAAGCCGACCTTCGCTCCGCATGTCGACGGCGGCGATTTCGTCGTCATCGTCAACGCCTCCAAGATCGCGCTGACCGGCAACAAGCGCACCGACAAGCTGGCCTACCGGCACTCCGGTCGGCCCGGTGGCCTGAAGTCCATCAGCTACGGCGAACTGCTCGACACCGATCCGCGCAAGGCCGTGGAGAAGGCGGTCTGGGGCATGCTGCCGAAGAACCGGCTGAGCCGGAAGCTGATCAGCAAGCTCAAGGTGTATGCCGGTCCGGAACACCCGCACACCGCGCAGCAGCCGAAGGCCTACGAGATCACCCAGCTCGCCCAGTAACACCCGCAGATTCCCAGGAGACTCACCGACCGTGACTGAGAACGTAACCGAGGCCCAGGCGCCCGAGGCGGCTCAGGCCGACACCCTCGAGGCGACCGAGGAGGCCACCACCTTCACCGAAGGTGACAAGGAGATCGCCTACCGCAGCGAGGCCGCCGAGAGCCGTGGCGCGACCCCGGGCAGCCGGGCCGCCGTGATCGCTCCGGCCGCTGCCACCGGCCGCCGCAAGGAGGCCATCGCTCGGGTCCGGATCGTTCCGGGCACCGGCAACTGGACCATCAACGGTCGCACCCTGGATCAGTACTTCCCGAACAAGGTGCACCAGCAGATCGCCTCCGAGCCGTTCAGCACGGCCGCGGTCGAGGGCTCCTACGACGTCATCGCCCGGATCAACGGTGGCGGCATCAGCGGCCAGGCCGGTGCGCTGCGACTCGGTGTCGCCCGCGCACTGAACGAGGTCGACGCCGAGGCCAGCCGGCCGAGCCTGAAGAAGGCCGGCATGCTGACTCGGGACGCCCGGATCAAGGAACGGAAGAAGGCCGGCCTGAAGAAGGCTCGCAAGGCTCCGCAGTACAGCAAGCGCTGATCAATACCGGCCTGTCGGCCCCCTGGGACATCGCGATGTCCTGGGCGGTCGGTGGGCCGGTTTTCTTTGGAGGGGGCGTTACGTGGGGCGGTTGTTCGGTACCGATGGCGTACGCGGGGTCGCGAACGTCGATCTGACGGCGGGCCTCGCGCTCGACCTCTCGGTCGCGGCGGCGCATGTGCTCGGTGAGGCAGGCGAGCTGGACCGAAGTCCGGTAGCCGTCGTCGGCCGGGACCCGCGGGCTTCCGGGGAATTCCTCGAAGCCGCCGTCGTCGCCGGACTCGCCAGCGCCGGGATCAATGCCGTACGGCTCGGCGTGCTGCCCACCCCGGCGGTGGCCCATCTGACCGGCGCGACCGCCGCCGATTTCGGCGTGATGATCTCCGCCAGCCACAACCCGATGCCGGACAACGGCATCAAGTTCTTCGCCCGCGGCGGCGCCAAACTGGACGACGCCTTGGAAGACGCCATCGAACGCCGACTCGGCGAGGCC
Protein-coding sequences here:
- a CDS encoding DUF2306 domain-containing protein is translated as MTITDPRTAEPSTSTSTSTSTSDSTPDRHRTTRRRTWFRMLRGIVPLAVITAAFLIYALPPYLSLDPDTSRVPVPHSAIFYPALVIHIFAGSIMLCCAAMQLWPWLRRKHIAVHRWSGRIYVLAAIPVTVGSLIVAQFPPGGPVQQVGNTMLALLFGLCTAMGYRAVRQRRFGDHREWMIRSFALAFSIVANRFWLVLCVVVFAPTGEGPAMTAAIGLSTWLSWVVNLLIAEWWLHRRRRPTRRSR
- a CDS encoding DedA family protein — encoded protein: MDVLSQFILAAAGSPWVLLAVAALIIIDGIFPLVPSESIVIGLAAIGVGTGHPSLLILGIVAAAAAWVGDNLAYEIGRGIGITRFRWMHRPWFTKAMTKAAAALDRRVSSAVLAGRFIPGGRVAISLVAGATRIPRRVYRPLTVASSTLWAIYSLVIGTIGGAWVAAHPVLGVGLAIGLGMIVGFAVDQILALIRRRRAARIERAELTRAADREPTPVG
- a CDS encoding citrate synthase; its protein translation is MTETLTIRDNRTGRDYEVAITDGTIRAADLKQIAVDGEPGLATYDPGFVNTASCRSAITYIDGDAGILEYRGYPIEQLAESSTFLEVAYLLLNGELPNSAQLEQWTHDITFHTFLHENIKTFIEGFRYDAHPMGMTMAAIAALSTFYPDARDIGDPDNRKLQATRLIAKMPTLGAFAFRHGQGKPYVYPDNELSYVDNFLAMLFKMSERKYDADPRLSRALEILFILHADHEQNCSANAVRSVGSSGVDPYSAIAAGVGALYGPLHGGANEAVLRMLRRIGDVSNIPEFIEGVKAGNERLMGFGHRVYKNYDPRAKIIKQAADGVFEVTGVNPLLKIALELEKIALEDEYFVSRKLYPNVDFYSGLIYEALQFPPEMFTVLFAIGRMPGWLAQWEELSGDKEQKIARPKQVYTGARTRDFVPIDKR
- the rplM gene encoding 50S ribosomal protein L13; the protein is MSTYSPKPGDITREWHVIDASDVVLGRLAVTVAGLLRGKHKPTFAPHVDGGDFVVIVNASKIALTGNKRTDKLAYRHSGRPGGLKSISYGELLDTDPRKAVEKAVWGMLPKNRLSRKLISKLKVYAGPEHPHTAQQPKAYEITQLAQ
- the rpsI gene encoding 30S ribosomal protein S9 — encoded protein: MTENVTEAQAPEAAQADTLEATEEATTFTEGDKEIAYRSEAAESRGATPGSRAAVIAPAAATGRRKEAIARVRIVPGTGNWTINGRTLDQYFPNKVHQQIASEPFSTAAVEGSYDVIARINGGGISGQAGALRLGVARALNEVDAEASRPSLKKAGMLTRDARIKERKKAGLKKARKAPQYSKR